One segment of Rhodothermales bacterium DNA contains the following:
- a CDS encoding quinone-dependent dihydroorotate dehydrogenase has protein sequence MYTALRPLLFAVGPETAHTFAALAARTAQRVTPFLLDRMFEYAHPALSQDLFGLTFTNPVGLAAGFDKNARLVPFFRHAGAGFVEIGSVTARKSRGNPRPRLFRLPEDEALINRMGLGNHGARRIAPRVARQAGRRTWPLGVNIAKTHDPHIMGDDALDDFVQSFRLLAPVADYITLNVSCPNTAEGKTFEDPNAFDDLLAAIMRSAADLKRRPPILVKFSPPDTERFVLDSLFDELLLVAQAHGVDGFVATNTAPDREGLTADPIRIASMGKGGLSGRPIARRSDGLVRYIHRKTGGKTPIVGVGGIDSAESAYRKIKAGASLVQIYTGLVYHGPGLFRSIKEGLVRLLEEDGHSSIKHAVGVEA, from the coding sequence ATGTATACCGCCCTTCGCCCCCTGCTTTTTGCCGTCGGACCCGAAACGGCCCACACGTTCGCGGCGCTCGCCGCGCGGACCGCACAACGCGTGACCCCGTTCCTGCTCGACCGGATGTTCGAGTATGCCCATCCTGCACTGTCGCAGGACCTGTTCGGTCTGACCTTCACCAATCCGGTGGGACTGGCGGCCGGTTTTGACAAGAATGCCCGCCTGGTCCCCTTTTTCCGCCACGCCGGTGCCGGATTCGTGGAAATCGGGTCGGTCACGGCCCGGAAGAGCCGGGGCAATCCGCGCCCGCGGCTGTTCCGCCTGCCGGAAGACGAGGCCCTCATCAACCGGATGGGCTTGGGCAACCACGGGGCCCGGCGGATTGCCCCGCGCGTGGCCCGTCAGGCCGGACGCCGAACGTGGCCCCTGGGCGTAAACATTGCCAAGACCCACGATCCGCACATCATGGGTGACGATGCCCTGGACGACTTCGTCCAATCTTTCCGGCTGCTGGCACCCGTCGCAGACTACATCACACTGAACGTATCGTGTCCCAACACGGCCGAGGGCAAGACCTTCGAGGACCCGAATGCCTTCGACGACCTGCTTGCGGCCATCATGCGTTCTGCCGCCGACCTGAAACGGCGCCCCCCCATCCTGGTCAAGTTTTCCCCGCCCGACACCGAACGGTTCGTGCTGGACAGCTTGTTCGACGAACTCCTCCTGGTGGCGCAGGCTCACGGAGTGGATGGGTTCGTGGCCACGAACACCGCCCCGGACCGGGAGGGACTGACCGCGGATCCCATCCGTATTGCGTCGATGGGCAAGGGCGGACTCAGCGGCCGTCCGATAGCGCGGCGTTCAGACGGGCTCGTCCGCTATATCCATCGAAAGACCGGCGGCAAGACACCCATAGTGGGTGTCGGTGGTATCGATTCAGCAGAATCGGCGTACCGGAAGATCAAAGCCGGTGCGAGTCTGGTGCAGATATACACCGGTTTGGTTTATCATGGACCCGGCCTCTTCCGCTCCATAAAGGAAGGACTGGTCCGACTGCTTGAGGAGGACGGACATTCGTCCATCAAACATGCCGTTGGAGTCGAGGCCTGA
- a CDS encoding SRPBCC domain-containing protein has protein sequence MPEPKKTAGKTIRIAASPARVWRALTDPEALASWFPVKAEIKPGVGGTMRMYWDEKNGFDERIEIWEPERHLRTADDNAGYPGVATDYHLEADGDSTILRVVSSGFGEDDRWQDILDSFQLGWNFELEGLKYWLEVHADKPRTVVRASRRNTGDVHDVWTRLTGPGGFLPASGLSDGATTLETAPPFQMVLRTAPDSALGDALLRLQVLTEAVGGHVNIWASCYDLDTASADRMAAEWQRWLDANVR, from the coding sequence ATGCCAGAACCCAAGAAAACCGCCGGCAAGACCATCCGGATTGCCGCCTCACCCGCCCGCGTTTGGCGGGCCCTCACCGACCCTGAAGCCCTCGCCAGCTGGTTTCCCGTGAAGGCCGAAATCAAGCCGGGCGTGGGCGGAACCATGCGCATGTACTGGGATGAGAAGAACGGATTCGATGAGCGCATTGAGATCTGGGAGCCCGAACGCCATCTGCGCACCGCCGATGACAACGCCGGCTACCCCGGGGTGGCCACGGATTACCACCTGGAAGCGGACGGCGACTCTACCATCCTGCGCGTCGTTTCGTCCGGATTCGGGGAAGACGATCGCTGGCAGGACATCCTGGACAGTTTCCAACTGGGATGGAATTTCGAGTTGGAAGGCCTGAAGTACTGGCTGGAAGTGCACGCGGACAAGCCTCGCACGGTGGTGCGCGCCTCCCGGCGCAATACCGGTGACGTTCACGACGTGTGGACCCGACTGACCGGCCCGGGTGGCTTCCTTCCAGCGTCCGGTCTTTCGGACGGTGCCACCACCCTCGAAACGGCACCACCGTTCCAGATGGTGCTCCGGACGGCACCGGACAGCGCGCTGGGAGATGCCCTGTTGCGGCTCCAGGTGCTGACCGAGGCGGTCGGCGGCCACGTGAACATCTGGGCCTCGTGCTACGATCTGGACACGGCATCCGCAGACCGGATGGCAGCGGAATGGCAACGATGGCTGGACGCAAATGTCCGCTGA
- a CDS encoding winged-helix domain-containing protein, with product MCLVSSSPVLESTVRMICAAPHRVQRFDLGDLVTEAATPSGNAQAIVEQASRSDVVLIEWNLDQAPEINTLSFHVRKRLACPVVALCRGGQDDIVGGLAAGADAALTFPFTVAQLQAMVLAWHRLVDAARTEHPPPVSRNMLEHGRLVLDLTAHRFTIDGMEVELTPREFALLTYLMERPDTVCSREDIQDVVWGIQFDTGTNMVDVYMYFLRRKLAAHGVTDVITTIRGHGYRLDST from the coding sequence GTGTGCCTTGTATCGTCGAGCCCGGTCCTGGAGTCGACCGTGCGGATGATCTGCGCTGCCCCGCACCGGGTGCAACGCTTCGACCTGGGCGACCTGGTCACCGAGGCGGCCACGCCGTCCGGCAACGCGCAGGCCATTGTGGAACAGGCCTCCCGGTCGGATGTCGTGCTCATTGAGTGGAACCTGGACCAGGCCCCGGAAATCAACACCCTCTCTTTCCATGTCCGGAAACGACTGGCGTGTCCGGTGGTGGCTCTGTGCCGGGGTGGACAGGACGACATTGTGGGCGGATTGGCCGCGGGGGCCGATGCAGCGCTCACCTTCCCGTTCACGGTGGCCCAATTGCAGGCCATGGTGCTGGCCTGGCATCGCCTGGTGGATGCGGCGCGAACGGAACACCCGCCGCCGGTATCCAGGAACATGTTGGAGCACGGGCGCCTCGTCCTGGACCTGACCGCGCATCGGTTCACGATTGACGGCATGGAAGTGGAACTGACGCCCCGGGAGTTTGCCCTCCTGACGTATCTCATGGAGCGGCCCGACACCGTCTGTTCACGCGAGGACATCCAGGACGTCGTGTGGGGCATCCAGTTCGACACCGGAACGAACATGGTGGATGTCTACATGTATTTCCTTCGCCGGAAACTGGCGGCGCATGGCGTGACGGACGTCATCACGACCATACGGGGACACGGCTACCGGCTGGACTCGACCTGA
- a CDS encoding helix-turn-helix domain-containing protein, which yields MIHTPRAASAALADLRVSILNALREPNSASGLASVLGLPRQKVNYHVRQLEDEGLVRKVGERPARGFTEVLMQTVARRFMIVPQVLGDVAADRKDMEDQVSSMYLAALAAEVIQDLAELRPKAEQQEKRLATLSLASTVRFKSMEDQHAFADKLTTFVADLIREYHADTGREFKLMAGVYPNPDTTT from the coding sequence ATGATCCATACGCCGCGGGCCGCCTCGGCCGCCCTGGCAGACCTGCGTGTTTCCATCCTGAATGCCCTCCGGGAGCCCAATTCCGCGTCCGGACTGGCGTCGGTCCTGGGCCTTCCCCGACAGAAGGTCAACTATCATGTTCGCCAACTCGAGGATGAGGGACTGGTCCGGAAGGTGGGTGAACGACCCGCCCGCGGATTCACCGAGGTGCTCATGCAGACGGTGGCTCGGCGGTTCATGATTGTGCCGCAGGTACTTGGCGACGTCGCGGCCGACCGGAAAGACATGGAGGACCAGGTATCGAGCATGTACCTGGCCGCGCTCGCCGCAGAAGTCATCCAGGATCTGGCTGAACTGCGCCCGAAGGCCGAGCAGCAGGAAAAGCGCCTTGCCACGCTGTCCCTTGCCTCGACCGTCCGCTTCAAATCCATGGAAGACCAGCACGCCTTCGCCGACAAGCTGACAACGTTCGTCGCCGATCTCATCCGGGAATACCACGCCGACACCGGTCGCGAATTCAAATTGATGGCCGGCGTCTACCCGAATCCCGACACAACCACATAG
- a CDS encoding long-chain fatty acid--CoA ligase gives MPTLVDFKTIPEMFNRLTARFEGQNRTVLKYMDRDTKAWTDISWESFRDQVHAMAGYLYSKGVRPGDRVSILSENRPEWAFTDMATQLLGGVSVSLYTSLPPREVSYILHDSGACIFIVSTTIQLKKALEIYDVCPELKHIVSMTPLTDEHPDYVSYFPDAMTEGAAMYEEYKDAIRSLEASVKPEDLSCLIYTSGTTGNPKGVMLSHHNFASNIQSAINQIDLTPTDRHLSFLPLCHSFERTGGYLGALSAGVMIAYAQSIDTVTRDIVDVKPTILIAVPRLYEKIYNGVMKSVEEGGERKKKIFDWAVRTGYKYHMAKATGKSPGPFLSAGNAVAQKLVFSKLQEKLGGALRFGVSGGAALPKTIGEFFFAAGIPLVEGYGLTETSPVLTISPFHKPRYGAVGHVISGITVGIQDLESETILGQLSGEDYPSSLTTRDGEIVARGPNIMMGYWNNPDATAEAIDAKGWYHTGDVGRFDDGFLVITDRIKHMIVSAGGKNIYPGPIEEKFKHEPWIDQINIIGEAREYLTVLVVPNEDAIQAFVRQEGLKADSYAAMLELDEVKRVFQQMFKSYSRNAASHEKVRDFRLIAEPFTIENGMMTPTMKLKRNVIESTYADLIEEMYAGVV, from the coding sequence ATGCCCACACTCGTCGACTTCAAGACCATCCCCGAGATGTTCAACCGCCTGACGGCCCGTTTCGAGGGCCAGAACAGGACGGTGCTCAAGTACATGGACCGGGACACCAAGGCCTGGACCGATATTTCCTGGGAATCCTTCCGGGATCAGGTGCACGCCATGGCCGGCTACCTGTATTCCAAGGGCGTCCGCCCCGGCGACCGCGTATCCATCCTGTCGGAAAACCGGCCGGAATGGGCATTCACCGACATGGCCACCCAATTGTTGGGTGGCGTGAGTGTATCGCTCTACACGTCGCTGCCGCCCCGGGAGGTCTCGTACATCCTGCACGATTCCGGCGCGTGCATTTTCATCGTGTCGACCACCATCCAGCTGAAGAAGGCGCTCGAGATCTACGATGTATGCCCGGAATTGAAGCACATCGTGTCCATGACGCCGCTCACGGACGAGCATCCGGACTATGTGTCGTACTTCCCGGATGCCATGACCGAAGGCGCAGCCATGTATGAGGAGTACAAGGACGCCATCCGTTCGCTGGAGGCGAGCGTCAAGCCCGAAGACCTGTCCTGCCTCATCTACACGTCCGGAACGACGGGCAACCCGAAAGGGGTCATGCTGTCGCACCACAATTTCGCGTCGAACATCCAGTCGGCCATCAACCAGATCGACCTCACGCCGACGGACCGGCATCTGTCGTTCTTGCCGCTGTGCCATTCATTTGAGCGTACCGGCGGCTACTTGGGAGCGCTCTCGGCCGGCGTCATGATTGCCTACGCCCAGTCCATCGATACCGTGACCCGGGACATCGTGGACGTCAAGCCCACCATTCTGATAGCCGTCCCGCGCCTGTACGAAAAGATCTACAACGGCGTCATGAAGTCCGTCGAGGAAGGCGGCGAGCGCAAAAAGAAAATCTTCGACTGGGCCGTCCGGACCGGGTACAAGTACCACATGGCCAAGGCCACCGGCAAATCACCGGGGCCGTTCCTGTCCGCCGGAAACGCCGTGGCACAGAAGCTCGTCTTCTCGAAGTTGCAGGAAAAACTCGGCGGTGCCCTGCGCTTCGGCGTATCGGGCGGCGCGGCGCTGCCGAAGACCATCGGGGAGTTCTTCTTTGCCGCAGGCATCCCCCTGGTGGAAGGCTACGGCCTGACGGAGACGTCGCCCGTACTGACCATTTCCCCCTTCCACAAGCCCCGGTACGGAGCGGTCGGGCATGTCATCAGCGGCATTACGGTGGGCATCCAGGACCTGGAGAGCGAAACCATCCTCGGTCAACTCAGTGGCGAGGACTACCCGTCGTCGCTCACCACACGGGACGGGGAAATCGTGGCGCGTGGCCCCAACATCATGATGGGGTACTGGAACAACCCGGACGCCACTGCCGAGGCCATCGATGCCAAGGGATGGTACCACACCGGCGATGTGGGTCGGTTCGATGACGGTTTCCTCGTGATCACCGACCGCATAAAACACATGATCGTCTCGGCCGGCGGCAAGAACATCTACCCGGGACCCATCGAAGAAAAATTCAAGCACGAACCGTGGATTGACCAGATCAACATCATCGGGGAAGCCCGCGAGTACCTGACGGTCCTCGTGGTTCCGAATGAGGATGCCATCCAGGCGTTCGTGCGGCAGGAAGGGCTCAAGGCCGATTCCTACGCCGCCATGCTCGAACTGGACGAAGTCAAGCGCGTCTTCCAGCAGATGTTCAAGTCGTATTCCCGGAATGCGGCATCGCACGAGAAGGTGCGTGATTTCCGGCTGATCGCCGAGCCGTTCACCATTGAGAATGGCATGATGACGCCGACCATGAAACTGAAGCGCAACGTCATCGAGTCGACCTATGCCGACCTTATCGAAGAAATGTACGCAGGCGTAGTCTGA
- a CDS encoding L,D-transpeptidase gives MRARILSFLIGLQAGIVLAAILLAVGERPRAWMAAALAPTPQVEITPVSSPADVRTLANLERRLARRVPSGPYLVVSSSDNTFRLMQGNGLLLEGPCSTGSYIRLKAEGDREWLFNTPRGIRRIESKRTRPVWTKPDWAFIEEGEPVPPPGSPLRYERGVLGKYALSMGDGYLVHGTPYERLLGMPVSHGCIRLGASDLEAVHSTLPIGAPVYIY, from the coding sequence ATGCGTGCGCGGATTCTTTCATTCCTTATCGGACTGCAGGCCGGCATTGTGCTGGCCGCCATCCTCCTGGCCGTCGGGGAACGTCCCCGGGCGTGGATGGCCGCGGCGTTGGCTCCGACGCCGCAAGTGGAAATAACGCCCGTTTCGTCCCCGGCCGACGTCCGCACACTCGCCAACCTGGAGCGTCGCCTGGCACGGCGCGTGCCGTCCGGACCTTATCTCGTCGTGAGTTCATCCGACAACACCTTCCGGCTCATGCAGGGCAACGGTCTGCTGCTGGAGGGTCCCTGTTCCACGGGCAGTTACATCCGACTCAAGGCAGAAGGAGATCGCGAATGGCTGTTCAACACGCCGCGCGGCATCCGCCGCATTGAATCGAAACGGACGCGACCTGTCTGGACGAAGCCGGACTGGGCGTTCATTGAAGAAGGGGAGCCCGTGCCGCCACCCGGCAGTCCGTTGCGGTACGAACGCGGCGTGCTGGGCAAGTACGCGCTTTCCATGGGCGACGGCTACCTCGTGCACGGCACGCCCTATGAGCGATTGCTGGGCATGCCCGTATCCCACGGATGCATCCGACTGGGTGCCAGCGACCTCGAAGCGGTCCACTCCACCCTTCCCATCGGCGCGCCGGTGTATATCTATTGA
- a CDS encoding L,D-transpeptidase family protein → MKQPSQGRAHLSAVKIKRLTLIAIGTAVLGTAVLLALSPAAPEQSVDDARRALAEVRASDARHLVPTGLAEAEVLWAETLAALREESDRPAILRNYSHVDSLAVRLVESAAVTIQQTATLRDSLRRQLAAERLVVHARANSVSSLMAELPRTETRIRRWAEAELNLHRSDAHAKSRKYATALEHLRQGNRLLVGMETELQTQLTTWMENAPQWDRWVRETLKASRDAGTSAIIVDKLNRTLHLYTAGRRIQSWPVELGPEWVGDKQMEGDNATPEGRYRIIRKRGRGETRYYRALEIDFPNAEDRRAFTTAKREGLIPANARIGGLIEIHGEGGKGADWTNGCVAMTNTTMNELFRQVAVGTPVTIVGTMN, encoded by the coding sequence TTGAAACAGCCATCGCAGGGACGGGCACACCTGTCCGCAGTTAAGATCAAACGCCTGACACTGATTGCCATCGGCACGGCCGTCCTCGGGACGGCCGTGCTTCTGGCGTTGTCTCCGGCCGCACCGGAGCAAAGCGTGGACGACGCCCGTCGCGCCCTGGCCGAGGTCCGCGCCTCCGATGCACGGCACCTGGTCCCGACCGGACTGGCTGAAGCCGAGGTCCTGTGGGCTGAGACGCTGGCCGCCTTGCGTGAGGAATCGGATCGTCCGGCCATCCTGAGGAACTACAGCCACGTGGATTCCCTGGCCGTGCGACTCGTGGAATCGGCAGCAGTCACCATCCAGCAAACAGCAACGCTGCGCGACTCGCTCCGGCGCCAGTTGGCGGCGGAACGCCTGGTGGTCCATGCCCGTGCCAACAGCGTATCGTCCCTGATGGCCGAATTGCCACGCACCGAGACCCGCATTCGCCGATGGGCCGAGGCCGAACTGAACCTGCATCGCAGCGATGCCCACGCCAAGTCGCGGAAATACGCCACGGCGCTCGAGCATCTCCGGCAGGGAAATCGCCTGCTGGTGGGGATGGAGACGGAATTGCAAACCCAACTCACGACCTGGATGGAGAATGCGCCCCAGTGGGACCGTTGGGTCCGGGAAACGCTCAAGGCATCGCGGGACGCGGGTACATCCGCCATCATCGTGGACAAGTTGAACAGAACCCTGCATCTGTATACGGCGGGTCGCCGCATCCAGAGCTGGCCTGTGGAACTGGGCCCCGAATGGGTGGGCGACAAACAAATGGAAGGCGACAACGCAACGCCCGAGGGACGCTACCGCATCATCCGGAAACGGGGACGCGGCGAGACCCGGTATTACCGGGCCCTGGAAATCGACTTTCCGAACGCCGAGGACCGCCGGGCCTTCACCACGGCCAAGCGGGAAGGCCTTATTCCGGCGAACGCACGGATTGGCGGACTCATTGAAATCCACGGAGAGGGCGGAAAGGGCGCGGACTGGACCAATGGATGCGTGGCCATGACCAATACCACCATGAACGAGCTGTTCCGGCAGGTCGCCGTGGGCACACCTGTCACCATCGTGGGGACCATGAATTGA
- a CDS encoding DUF4398 domain-containing protein has protein sequence MKNFAFIAILAVTVLVAGCAKPPQEQIEATQTALQTADAAEADVYVMELYQAAQDSFAAAQAEIEVQNARNSLTRDYDRANALLASALETATQAEQTVADRKEEMRTTNEGLFVSLEESLTNLGTLMARAPRGKDGALALAAIQVDVDLVRQSLETAQQAQMEGDFLTANQIVTQALQKASSLQTELETAIAGTGTPVRS, from the coding sequence ATGAAGAACTTCGCTTTCATAGCGATACTGGCCGTAACCGTTCTGGTTGCCGGCTGTGCCAAGCCTCCGCAGGAGCAGATTGAAGCCACCCAGACGGCCCTGCAGACGGCCGATGCGGCCGAGGCGGATGTGTATGTCATGGAGCTCTACCAGGCTGCTCAGGATTCTTTCGCCGCCGCACAGGCGGAAATTGAAGTCCAGAACGCCAGGAATTCCCTGACCCGTGATTACGATCGTGCCAACGCACTGCTGGCTTCCGCCCTGGAAACCGCTACGCAGGCCGAGCAGACGGTCGCCGACCGGAAGGAAGAAATGCGCACGACCAACGAAGGTCTGTTCGTCTCGCTGGAAGAGTCGTTGACCAACCTGGGCACGCTCATGGCCCGCGCACCCCGCGGAAAAGACGGTGCCCTGGCGCTGGCTGCCATCCAGGTGGATGTCGACCTCGTCCGCCAGTCGCTTGAGACCGCACAGCAGGCCCAGATGGAAGGCGACTTCCTGACGGCGAACCAGATCGTAACGCAGGCCCTGCAGAAGGCCTCATCCTTGCAGACGGAACTTGAAACAGCCATCGCAGGGACGGGCACACCTGTCCGCAGTTAA